A window of the Capricornis sumatraensis isolate serow.1 chromosome 9, serow.2, whole genome shotgun sequence genome harbors these coding sequences:
- the LYL1 gene encoding protein lyl-1 yields MCPPEAQAEVGPTMTEKAKMVCAPSPVPALPPKPASPGPPKVEEVGHGGSASPPRLPPGVPVISLGHTRPPGAAVATTELSTLRPPLLQLSTLGTAPPPLALHYHPHPFLNSLYIGPAGPFSIFPSSRLKRRPSHCELELAEGHQPQKVARRVFTNSRERWRQQNVNGAFAELRKLLPTHPPDRKLSKNEVLRLAMKYIGFLVRLLRDQAAALAAGSAPPGPRKRPAHRGLDDGGARRGSCRRAEVMAHPQPAPSGGPDNSRGGTGRPIKTEQAAVSPEVR; encoded by the exons ATGTGCCCGCCCGAGGCCCAGGCGGAGGTGGGCCCCACCATGACCGAGAAGGCCAAGATGGTGTGTGCTCCCAGCCCGgtgcctgccctgcccccaaAGCCTGCCTCGCCTGGGCCCCCAAAGGTGGAGGAGGTGGGCCACGGAGGCTCCGCCTCGCCACCCAGGCTGCCCCCTGGCGTGCCAGTGATCAGCCTGGGCCACACCAGGCCCCCAGGGGCAGCCGTGGCCACCACAGAACTCAGCACGCTCCGTCCCCCACTGCTGCAACTCTCTACCCTGGGAACCGCCCCACCCCCCCTGGCCCTGCATTACCACCCTCACCCGTTCCTCAACAG CCTCTACATTGGGCCAGCAGGACCTTTCAGCATCTTCCCTAGCAGCCGGCTAAAGCGGAGACCAAGCCACTGTGAGCTGGAGCTGGCTGAGG GGCATCAGCCCCAGAAGGTGGCCCGGCGCGTGTTCACCAACAGTCGGGAGCGCTGGCGGCAGCAGAACGTGAACGGCGCTTTCGCTGAGCTCAGGAAGCTGCTGCCAACGCACCCGCCCGACCGGAAGCTGAGCAAGAACGAGGTGCTCCGCCTGGCCATGAAATACATTGGCTTCCTGGTGCGGCTGCTGCGCGACCAGGCGGCGGCTCTGGCCGCAGGCTCCGCCCCTCCGGGGCCCCGCAAGCGGCCGGCGCACCGAGGCCTGGACGATGGCGGCGCCCGTCGCGGGTCGTGTCGCAGGGCCGAGGTAATGGCGCACCCCCAGCCCGCGCCTTCCGGCGGCCCCGACAACAGCCGCGGCGGGACGGGCCGACCCATCAAGACAGAACAAGCGGCTGTGAGCCCAGAGGTGCGATGA